Proteins encoded together in one Streptomyces sp. B1I3 window:
- a CDS encoding endonuclease NucS domain-containing protein — protein sequence MDHLFTVMGEAATPIARTGLAAEGLLERQHLQEWVIAHPQLLGESVLVVTAEYDRWADTDGVPARDRLDVLGLDATGRLVVVELKRGTADRDVHLQAITYAALVSRFDLSTLAQAHRGFLSRRGQDLDFDACRQRLLDHVDGEWSPELLQRPRQVIIAADFPKQVTHSVVWLSEMSLDIDLIQVGLWKVEGHVVAGFTKVYPTPEVEEFTLAPARVEGEAAAKKLQERARSRNAVHVLVGAGLLPEGTKLLMTPRHGTTEAIRNAINAWVDEDSSRATAIWTNNTAQPLIWEADGASYSPTGLANHIFTSVTSRTPDGIQGTTWWDVDTSQVPSDVDSEEWATLAGLNLSGLAKQLNGTRKDWTELHTLLGAVPAGRWTTYGDVAAVIGSHAVPVGRHLSTCGQCPSPWRVLNAAGRVSNGFQWADQTRTDTPAEILGTEGVRFNGAVADADKRLGTDALRQLLDT from the coding sequence GTGGATCACCTCTTCACCGTCATGGGCGAGGCGGCCACACCGATCGCGCGCACCGGGTTGGCTGCGGAAGGCCTCCTTGAGAGGCAGCACTTGCAGGAGTGGGTGATCGCGCACCCGCAGCTGCTCGGGGAGTCGGTGCTCGTCGTTACAGCGGAGTACGACCGGTGGGCCGACACGGACGGCGTGCCGGCGCGCGACCGGCTGGACGTCCTGGGACTGGACGCAACAGGGCGCCTCGTCGTGGTCGAGCTGAAGCGCGGAACGGCTGATCGGGACGTGCACCTCCAGGCGATCACCTACGCCGCCCTGGTGTCCCGGTTCGACCTCAGCACCCTGGCCCAGGCGCACCGCGGCTTCCTGTCGCGCAGGGGGCAGGACCTCGACTTCGATGCATGCAGGCAGCGCCTGCTCGATCATGTGGACGGGGAGTGGAGCCCGGAGCTGCTCCAGCGCCCCCGACAGGTGATCATCGCCGCTGACTTCCCCAAGCAGGTCACCCACTCCGTGGTCTGGCTGTCGGAAATGAGCCTCGACATCGACCTCATCCAGGTGGGGCTGTGGAAGGTGGAGGGACACGTCGTCGCCGGCTTCACCAAGGTCTATCCGACCCCGGAGGTAGAGGAATTCACGCTCGCACCTGCCCGAGTTGAAGGCGAGGCGGCAGCCAAGAAGCTGCAGGAACGCGCACGCTCACGCAACGCCGTCCACGTACTCGTCGGTGCGGGCCTGCTGCCCGAAGGCACCAAACTGCTCATGACACCGCGCCATGGCACAACCGAAGCCATCCGTAATGCCATCAACGCCTGGGTAGACGAGGACAGCAGCAGAGCAACCGCCATCTGGACCAACAACACTGCCCAGCCGCTGATCTGGGAAGCCGACGGCGCGTCCTACTCCCCCACCGGACTGGCCAACCACATCTTCACGAGCGTGACGAGCCGCACCCCCGACGGCATACAGGGCACAACATGGTGGGACGTCGACACCAGTCAGGTCCCCAGCGATGTCGACAGCGAAGAATGGGCCACCCTGGCAGGACTCAACCTCTCAGGGCTGGCCAAGCAACTCAACGGCACCCGCAAAGACTGGACGGAGCTGCACACCCTGCTGGGCGCAGTCCCTGCCGGACGATGGACCACCTACGGTGACGTGGCAGCAGTGATAGGCAGCCACGCCGTTCCGGTCGGAAGACACCTGAGTACCTGCGGCCAATGTCCCAGCCCCTGGCGTGTCTTGAATGCAGCAGGACGCGTCAGCAACGGCTTCCAGTGGGCGGACCAAACCCGAACGGACACCCCCGCAGAAATCCTCGGAACCGAAGGCGTCCGCTTCAACGGGGCTGTCGCCGATGCGGACAAGCGCCTCGGCACGGACGCTCTCCGGCAACTACTCGACACCTGA
- a CDS encoding SLATT domain-containing protein encodes MTPESDAVPDRDPYLLAQMREAFGRVVFSHKTHEKQADICFTKHRWQQGVLIALTAISTGTFLAAVVGLLGNAVFTSLVTSSIALLVSWMSLGTKTFKFEEESEAHRGIASRLWDVREFYTSLIVGLMSGTLSNAEGRERRDELQQAARAPAAWSSAIPTVPKGRSPTGSYANASIGTRFVSDFPRGIPGTSAYRDVGSLLRGWRTGCQHRAVRSGRRSSGRPHI; translated from the coding sequence TTGACACCCGAGAGCGACGCGGTGCCTGACCGCGACCCGTACCTTCTGGCGCAGATGCGAGAGGCCTTCGGGCGCGTGGTCTTCAGCCACAAGACCCATGAGAAGCAAGCGGACATCTGCTTCACTAAGCACCGGTGGCAGCAGGGTGTCCTCATTGCTCTCACCGCGATCAGCACGGGCACCTTCTTGGCGGCGGTGGTCGGCCTGCTCGGCAACGCAGTGTTCACGAGCCTCGTGACCTCTTCTATCGCGCTCCTGGTCAGCTGGATGAGCCTTGGGACGAAGACCTTCAAGTTCGAGGAGGAGTCCGAGGCCCACCGCGGCATCGCCTCTCGGCTGTGGGACGTCCGAGAGTTCTACACTTCCCTCATTGTCGGCCTGATGTCCGGCACCCTCTCCAACGCGGAGGGCCGGGAGCGGCGGGACGAGCTGCAGCAGGCCGCGCGCGCCCCGGCCGCGTGGTCGAGCGCGATACCGACCGTCCCGAAGGGCAGGTCGCCGACAGGCTCGTACGCGAACGCCAGTATCGGCACGCGCTTCGTTTCCGATTTCCCCCGGGGCATACCCGGCACTTCGGCTTACCGGGACGTCGGATCTCTTCTACGCGGTTGGCGGACAGGCTGCCAGCATCGCGCTGTGCGCAGCGGCCGACGGTCTTCGGGCCGTCCCCACATCTGA
- a CDS encoding transposase: MPKPYPKEFREDVLRVARNREPGVTLEQIAADFGVHPITLSKWLRRADTDQDAGPAPCRASRPSCARPARHPAPGAGE, translated from the coding sequence GTGCCCAAGCCGTATCCCAAGGAGTTCCGCGAGGACGTCTTGCGGGTCGCGCGTAACCGTGAGCCCGGCGTCACGCTGGAACAGATCGCCGCCGACTTCGGCGTCCACCCGATCACCCTGTCGAAGTGGCTGCGCCGCGCCGACACCGACCAGGACGCCGGGCCCGCACCGTGTCGGGCGAGTCGGCCGAGCTGCGCGAGGCCCGCAAGGCATCCGGCTCCTGGAGCAGGAGAATGA